The following are encoded in a window of Microbacterium sp. LWO13-1.2 genomic DNA:
- a CDS encoding ABC transporter permease has protein sequence MLTFILRRSVSGVILIVAITVIAFTLLYLGSGNIARSILGQNATNEVVAQKTAELGLDRPLPAQFWDWLSSAATGDLGRSWFTGQLVSVQLSSRLSVTLSIVIGSIILTAIFSVVLGIVAARRDGAVDGAIQFLSILGFAIPGFLIALFLVLLFAINLQWFKATGYIPITQSFTGWLSSVTLPIIALAIGGVATIAQQVRGSIIDGLSRDYVRTLRSRGLSSNRVVYKHVLRNAGGPALSLLAVQFVGMIGGAVIVEQIFALPGIGSLTVQATAQGDIPVVMGIVVVTAIIAVVVNLLIDLAQAALNPKVRLS, from the coding sequence ATGCTCACTTTCATTCTGCGGCGGTCAGTTTCGGGTGTGATCCTGATCGTCGCGATCACGGTCATCGCCTTCACACTGCTGTATCTCGGCAGCGGCAACATCGCCCGCTCGATCCTCGGCCAGAACGCCACCAATGAGGTGGTCGCGCAGAAGACCGCGGAACTCGGGCTCGACAGACCACTCCCCGCTCAGTTCTGGGACTGGCTTAGTTCCGCCGCAACCGGCGATCTCGGTCGCTCCTGGTTCACCGGCCAGCTCGTGTCGGTCCAGCTCTCCAGCCGACTCTCGGTGACGCTGTCGATCGTCATCGGATCCATCATCCTCACCGCGATCTTCTCGGTGGTCCTCGGCATCGTCGCCGCTCGCCGCGACGGAGCGGTGGACGGCGCCATCCAGTTCCTCTCGATCCTCGGCTTCGCGATCCCCGGCTTCCTCATCGCCCTGTTCCTGGTGCTGCTGTTCGCCATCAATCTGCAGTGGTTCAAAGCGACCGGGTACATCCCCATCACTCAGTCCTTCACGGGGTGGCTCAGCAGCGTGACACTGCCCATCATCGCCCTCGCGATCGGCGGGGTGGCGACCATCGCTCAGCAGGTGCGCGGTTCCATCATCGATGGACTCTCCCGCGACTATGTGCGCACGCTGCGCAGCAGGGGCCTCAGCTCGAATCGCGTGGTGTACAAGCACGTGCTGCGCAATGCCGGGGGGCCCGCGCTCTCACTTCTCGCCGTGCAGTTCGTCGGCATGATCGGTGGCGCGGTCATCGTCGAGCAGATCTTCGCCCTCCCCGGAATCGGCTCGCTCACGGTGCAGGCGACGGCACAGGGCGACATCCCGGTCGTGATGGGGATCGTCGTCGTCACCGCGATCATCGCGGTGGTCGTCAACCTTCTCATCGACCTAGCGCAGGCTGCGCTCAACCCGAAGGTGCGACTGTCATGA
- a CDS encoding ABC transporter substrate-binding protein yields MMRWKKVVSAAAIAVTATLAIAGCAAGANEDTASETLILGASAAPVTFDPSGTEWGNRSPFYQAVFDTLLLATPEGTIEPWLATKWSYNEDNTILTLTLRDDVTFTDGTKLTGDVVATNLLRYKEGTSPNAGSFAGVASVEAPDDTTVVITLSAPDPALLSYLTRDAGLVGAADSLESADVATTPVGSGPYILDTDATVTGTSYSYTKNPDYWNPSVQHYDKVVINVLSDATAALNAIKAGEANGVKLSSNDVVSEVEAAGWTVSSAEIDFQGLLLLDRAGQMNPALGDVKVRQAINYAFDRKGLLSALQSDRGTVTTQVFPAGSKAFDPELDDYYTYDPEKAKKLLAEAGYPDGLTLAMPTLSVFGTTTYALIAQQLADVGITVEPTDVPVGNFFADLLAPKYPASFMALEQNPDWQLVQFMIAPTASFNPFKSQDPQVDEYLKQIQYGDEATQAAVAKELNTYIVEQAWFAPFYRVQGSFATDANTAVTMLPTNTYPALYDFRPKK; encoded by the coding sequence ATGATGCGATGGAAGAAGGTCGTCTCCGCAGCGGCCATCGCTGTCACCGCGACGCTCGCGATCGCGGGTTGCGCGGCCGGCGCGAATGAAGACACCGCCAGCGAGACCCTGATTCTCGGCGCCAGCGCCGCTCCTGTCACGTTCGACCCGTCCGGCACGGAGTGGGGAAACCGGTCGCCGTTCTATCAGGCCGTTTTCGACACTCTGCTGCTCGCGACCCCGGAGGGGACCATTGAGCCCTGGCTCGCGACGAAATGGTCGTACAACGAGGACAACACGATCCTCACGCTCACCCTCCGTGATGACGTGACCTTCACAGACGGCACGAAGCTCACCGGTGATGTCGTCGCCACGAACCTCCTTCGCTACAAGGAAGGCACTTCTCCGAACGCGGGGAGCTTCGCCGGTGTGGCGAGTGTCGAGGCTCCTGACGACACCACAGTCGTCATCACCCTCAGCGCGCCCGACCCTGCACTTCTCAGCTATCTGACCCGCGATGCCGGCCTCGTCGGCGCCGCGGATTCGCTCGAGAGCGCCGACGTCGCGACGACGCCGGTCGGCTCCGGCCCGTACATTCTCGACACGGACGCAACTGTCACGGGAACCTCGTACTCCTACACCAAGAATCCGGACTACTGGAACCCGTCAGTCCAGCACTACGACAAGGTCGTCATCAACGTTCTGAGCGACGCCACCGCCGCACTGAACGCGATCAAGGCGGGCGAGGCGAACGGAGTCAAGCTCTCCAGTAACGACGTTGTCTCCGAAGTCGAAGCCGCCGGCTGGACCGTCAGCTCCGCCGAGATCGATTTCCAGGGACTGTTGCTCCTCGACCGAGCCGGGCAGATGAACCCCGCCCTGGGCGACGTGAAGGTGCGTCAGGCGATCAACTACGCGTTCGATCGCAAGGGTCTGCTCAGCGCGCTCCAGTCGGATCGTGGCACCGTGACCACCCAGGTCTTCCCCGCCGGCTCGAAGGCGTTCGATCCGGAGTTGGACGACTACTACACGTACGACCCGGAGAAGGCGAAGAAGCTTCTTGCCGAAGCCGGCTACCCGGACGGTCTCACGCTCGCGATGCCAACGCTCTCGGTGTTCGGAACGACGACCTACGCCCTGATCGCCCAGCAGCTCGCGGATGTAGGGATCACGGTCGAGCCGACGGACGTACCAGTCGGCAACTTCTTCGCCGATCTGCTGGCGCCGAAGTACCCTGCCTCCTTCATGGCACTCGAGCAGAACCCGGACTGGCAGCTGGTTCAGTTCATGATCGCTCCGACCGCGTCGTTCAACCCGTTCAAGTCGCAGGACCCGCAGGTCGACGAGTACCTGAAGCAGATCCAGTACGGCGACGAGGCGACCCAGGCCGCAGTCGCGAAGGAGCTCAACACCTACATCGTGGAGCAGGCCTGGTTCGCCCCGTTCTACCGCGTGCAGGGAAGCTTCGCGACGGACGCCAACACGGCCGTCACGATGCTCCCGACGAACACCTACCCGGCGCTTTACGACTTCCGGCCGAAGAAGTAG
- a CDS encoding TetR/AcrR family transcriptional regulator: MTDSRKRKPRGEYAKTGAKRVAILDAALEVFAQVGYRAGSLRDVAERVGMSEAGLLHHFPTKPALLAAVLDRRDQHSLEWVRMAEGDGDVTLRGLVTTAARNASAPGVVELYCVLSAEATQPGHPARDYFIARYEEARTNLRKAFEDLERQNRTRPGVAPRSAAVATLAMMDGLQVQWLLNPEAVDMAAELSDFLAALVDIDFTATR; the protein is encoded by the coding sequence ATGACGGATTCGCGCAAGCGGAAGCCCCGCGGGGAGTATGCGAAGACAGGAGCGAAGCGGGTAGCGATTCTCGATGCTGCGCTCGAAGTGTTCGCCCAAGTGGGGTATCGTGCGGGATCGCTCCGCGATGTGGCTGAGCGGGTCGGAATGAGTGAGGCGGGGCTGCTGCACCACTTCCCGACCAAGCCTGCGCTGCTGGCGGCTGTGTTGGATCGCCGCGATCAGCACAGCCTGGAATGGGTGCGCATGGCCGAGGGCGATGGAGACGTGACTCTGCGCGGGCTGGTCACCACGGCGGCTCGTAACGCCTCCGCGCCCGGCGTTGTCGAGTTGTACTGCGTCCTGTCCGCGGAGGCCACGCAACCCGGGCACCCCGCGCGGGACTACTTCATTGCTCGTTATGAAGAAGCCCGCACCAACCTGCGCAAGGCGTTCGAAGATCTGGAGCGGCAGAATCGCACGCGACCGGGAGTCGCGCCGCGAAGCGCCGCCGTGGCTACCCTCGCGATGATGGACGGGTTGCAGGTGCAATGGCTGTTGAATCCCGAGGCGGTCGACATGGCGGCGGAGCTGAGTGACTTCCTCGCAGCCTTGGTGGACATCGACTTCACTGCGACCCGATAG
- a CDS encoding acyl-CoA dehydrogenase family protein, whose product MDAFFGAPGPDYEIIAKAQALQPLIREYAQQGEENRRVSEEVITAMRDAGLLHISIPKRWGGLGGNFRTFIDTVAAVGQADGATGWVSALLNSSTWFATLFSEQAQEDVFGSNPRASVAAVLSPGGPFMQANSTKKFERVEGGIRLTGEWGYSTGSLHADWSIVPVRTGEDENGLPVNSLVLIPKSDSNIRDTWYVAGMRGTGSNTVFVEDIFIPDHRIEPIGNFATEQYPRVWAEEDNYNASFVPVAEIVLSAAQIGMARGAIEIARGVGEKPITYSVYQHAKNSVVHQIELAKAQSEADQAYLLVTRSVAIIDSAARDRRPMTVEERARTRMDNGQAAALVRKSINRCLSIAGAFSFAEINPLQRFWRNSETASRHALVHPEIGAEVYGKFLFGIEDNVQPF is encoded by the coding sequence ATGGACGCCTTTTTCGGCGCGCCCGGCCCCGACTACGAGATCATCGCGAAAGCACAGGCACTGCAGCCTCTGATCCGCGAGTACGCCCAGCAGGGTGAGGAGAACCGTCGTGTCTCGGAAGAGGTCATCACGGCGATGCGGGACGCAGGTCTTCTGCACATCTCGATCCCGAAGCGCTGGGGCGGCCTCGGCGGCAACTTCCGCACCTTCATCGATACCGTTGCGGCCGTCGGCCAGGCTGACGGTGCCACCGGTTGGGTTTCAGCGCTGCTGAACTCGTCCACGTGGTTCGCCACCCTGTTCTCCGAGCAGGCTCAGGAAGACGTCTTCGGCTCCAACCCCCGCGCATCCGTCGCCGCCGTGCTCTCGCCGGGTGGTCCCTTCATGCAGGCGAATTCCACCAAGAAGTTCGAGCGCGTCGAGGGCGGCATCCGCCTCACGGGCGAGTGGGGCTACTCCACCGGGTCGCTGCACGCGGACTGGTCCATCGTGCCGGTGCGCACGGGCGAGGATGAGAACGGTCTCCCCGTGAACTCGCTCGTGCTGATCCCGAAGTCGGACTCGAACATCAGGGACACCTGGTACGTGGCCGGTATGCGCGGAACGGGTTCGAACACCGTCTTCGTCGAGGACATCTTCATCCCTGACCACCGCATCGAGCCGATCGGGAACTTCGCGACCGAGCAGTACCCCCGGGTCTGGGCCGAGGAGGACAACTACAATGCCTCCTTCGTGCCTGTCGCGGAGATCGTGCTGAGCGCTGCGCAGATCGGAATGGCGCGCGGTGCCATCGAGATCGCCCGTGGCGTCGGTGAGAAGCCGATCACGTACTCGGTGTACCAGCACGCGAAGAACTCGGTGGTGCACCAGATCGAGCTGGCCAAGGCGCAGTCCGAGGCAGACCAGGCGTACCTGCTCGTCACGCGCAGTGTTGCGATCATCGACTCCGCCGCCCGTGACCGTCGCCCGATGACGGTGGAAGAGCGTGCCAGGACTCGTATGGACAACGGCCAGGCGGCAGCGCTCGTGCGCAAGTCGATCAACCGCTGCCTCAGCATCGCCGGAGCCTTCAGCTTCGCCGAGATCAATCCGCTGCAGCGTTTCTGGCGCAACAGCGAGACCGCGAGCCGTCACGCTCTGGTGCACCCGGAGATCGGCGCCGAGGTCTACGGCAAGTTCCTCTTCGGTATCGAGGACAACGTTCAGCCCTTCTGA
- a CDS encoding aldehyde dehydrogenase family protein encodes MAIMRSVNPTTGEELATFEQDSDTVVEQKLAAANTAVPQLKAAGWARRAELMNAAADLLEADLEVVAAMITDEMGKPIAQSRGEVAKSVYAMRYYAENAEGFLSGRTLDDPSAVGASQAGTRFDPLGVVLAVMPWNYPIWQVIRFAAPALMAGNAGILKHASNVPQAAVYLGSLFTRAGFPQGSFSTLLIGAGRVESVIRDPRVSAVTLTGSEPAGRSVASIAGDVLKKVVLELGGSDPFIVMPSADLEAAAEMAVKARTSNNGQACINAKRFIVHTDAYAVFSEKFAAKMAQLQIGDPQDESTDIGPLATSSGRNDIVELVDDAREKGADIIVGGSFDDSADGWFYPPTVIAGITPEMRLFEEEAFGPVASLYEAASLEDALNIANGLDFGLGSAFWSSDEAEIGHAIKTIESGAVFINGMTISYPELPFGGIKRSGYGRELSAEGIREFCNLKTVWVA; translated from the coding sequence ATGGCAATCATGCGAAGTGTCAACCCCACCACCGGGGAGGAACTGGCGACGTTCGAGCAGGATAGCGACACTGTCGTCGAACAGAAGCTGGCCGCCGCCAACACCGCTGTACCGCAGCTCAAGGCGGCAGGGTGGGCTCGCCGAGCCGAGCTCATGAACGCCGCCGCGGACCTCCTGGAGGCTGACCTCGAAGTGGTCGCGGCGATGATCACGGACGAGATGGGCAAGCCCATCGCACAGTCGCGTGGTGAGGTGGCGAAGTCCGTCTACGCGATGCGATATTACGCCGAGAACGCCGAAGGTTTCCTCAGCGGGCGCACTCTCGACGACCCCTCCGCGGTCGGCGCGAGCCAAGCTGGCACGCGCTTCGACCCGCTCGGCGTCGTCCTCGCCGTCATGCCGTGGAACTACCCCATCTGGCAGGTCATCCGTTTCGCGGCACCGGCCTTGATGGCCGGGAACGCGGGCATCCTGAAGCACGCCTCGAACGTGCCTCAGGCGGCGGTCTACCTCGGCAGTCTCTTCACGCGTGCGGGCTTTCCTCAAGGCTCCTTCTCGACCCTTCTCATCGGCGCTGGACGGGTCGAGAGCGTCATCCGGGATCCGCGCGTATCCGCCGTCACGCTGACCGGTTCTGAGCCAGCCGGGAGGTCGGTCGCGTCGATCGCCGGCGACGTGCTGAAGAAAGTCGTGCTCGAGCTCGGCGGCTCAGACCCGTTCATCGTGATGCCCTCTGCCGACCTCGAGGCGGCCGCGGAAATGGCTGTGAAGGCCCGCACCAGCAACAATGGTCAGGCCTGCATCAACGCGAAGCGCTTCATCGTGCACACCGATGCCTACGCCGTGTTCTCCGAGAAGTTCGCCGCGAAGATGGCGCAGTTGCAGATCGGCGATCCGCAGGACGAGAGCACCGACATCGGACCCCTGGCGACTTCGTCGGGCCGCAACGACATCGTCGAGCTGGTCGATGATGCACGAGAGAAGGGCGCGGACATCATCGTGGGCGGCTCTTTCGACGACAGCGCCGACGGATGGTTCTACCCGCCTACCGTGATCGCGGGGATCACTCCGGAGATGCGCCTGTTCGAGGAAGAGGCCTTCGGACCTGTCGCAAGCCTGTACGAAGCCGCGTCGCTCGAAGACGCTCTGAACATTGCCAACGGTCTCGACTTCGGCCTGGGCTCGGCGTTCTGGAGCTCGGATGAAGCGGAGATCGGACACGCGATCAAGACGATCGAGTCCGGCGCCGTCTTCATCAACGGCATGACCATCTCCTATCCCGAGCTGCCCTTCGGAGGCATCAAGCGCTCCGGGTACGGCCGCGAGCTCTCGGCGGAGGGCATCCGGGAGTTCTGCAACCTCAAGACGGTGTGGGTCGCTTGA
- a CDS encoding dihydrolipoamide acetyltransferase family protein — MVEIIRMPEILAGAEEAAVQSWLVSPGDTIAQNQPIAEIETDKASVEMLSEAAGVVGRLLVPEGDSVAVGDPIFVMLAPGDSEKDIDAALAAIGLGETPSAPPAEATDPEPQPSNSAQPTPPVTAMEQATVPAPEQSDAAEARRLFATPIVRRLAEQHGVALQDVQGTGPNGRIVRRDFETHLTRLTTAPPVPVAPSPAPAQEPSSASTSEVAAAGTAPYEDIPLDRMRKAIARRLTESKSTVPHFYLVADCRVDELMALRATVNQTASRKISVNDFVVKAVGAALMEVSQANATWNGDSIRQFSSADVSVAVATEGGLTTPVLRGIERMSLTEVSATIAEMAERARSGRLKQHELEGGSFSVSNLGMYGTSQFTAILNPPQAGILAVGAARAVPVIDSDGALSTGKVMTVTLSADHRVLDGAVAALWLAAFQRRIENPLTILI, encoded by the coding sequence ATGGTTGAAATCATCCGCATGCCCGAGATCCTCGCTGGCGCCGAAGAAGCGGCTGTCCAGTCTTGGCTCGTCTCCCCGGGCGATACCATCGCACAGAATCAGCCGATCGCCGAGATCGAGACCGACAAGGCGAGCGTCGAGATGCTGTCGGAGGCCGCCGGAGTGGTTGGACGCCTCCTCGTTCCCGAGGGCGACAGCGTGGCGGTGGGCGATCCGATCTTCGTGATGCTCGCCCCCGGCGACAGCGAGAAGGATATCGATGCTGCTCTCGCGGCTATCGGCCTGGGCGAGACGCCATCGGCGCCGCCCGCAGAGGCCACCGATCCAGAGCCGCAACCGTCGAACTCGGCCCAGCCGACGCCCCCGGTCACTGCGATGGAGCAGGCGACCGTCCCCGCCCCGGAGCAGAGCGATGCAGCTGAAGCGCGTCGACTCTTCGCTACCCCCATCGTCCGTCGGCTCGCGGAACAGCACGGCGTGGCGTTGCAAGACGTACAAGGAACCGGTCCCAACGGGCGGATCGTGCGTCGCGACTTCGAGACGCACCTGACCCGGCTGACGACAGCTCCTCCCGTTCCGGTCGCGCCCTCTCCCGCGCCCGCGCAGGAGCCGTCGAGTGCGAGCACTTCGGAGGTCGCGGCTGCCGGCACAGCACCCTACGAGGACATCCCCCTCGATCGCATGCGCAAGGCGATCGCCCGTCGCCTCACCGAGAGCAAGTCGACCGTGCCGCACTTCTATCTTGTGGCCGACTGCCGCGTGGACGAGTTGATGGCCCTGCGTGCGACGGTGAACCAGACGGCGAGTCGCAAGATCTCCGTCAACGACTTCGTGGTGAAGGCCGTCGGCGCAGCTCTCATGGAGGTCTCGCAGGCGAACGCGACGTGGAACGGCGACAGCATCCGTCAGTTCTCCTCCGCAGATGTCTCGGTCGCCGTCGCCACGGAAGGCGGCCTGACCACTCCGGTGCTGCGCGGAATCGAACGCATGTCGCTGACAGAAGTGAGCGCCACCATCGCCGAGATGGCGGAGCGCGCACGCTCAGGGCGGCTCAAGCAGCACGAGCTCGAGGGAGGCAGCTTCTCTGTATCGAACCTCGGCATGTACGGCACGTCGCAGTTCACCGCCATCCTCAACCCGCCGCAGGCGGGAATCCTCGCGGTCGGCGCCGCGCGGGCGGTGCCGGTGATCGACTCGGACGGGGCTCTCTCTACCGGGAAGGTCATGACCGTGACGCTCTCAGCTGACCATCGCGTACTGGACGGGGCGGTCGCGGCCCTGTGGCTCGCCGCCTTCCAACGACGCATCGAGAACCCTCTCACCATCCTGATCTGA
- a CDS encoding thiamine pyrophosphate-dependent enzyme — protein sequence MPKKKRLQTGVDWFQLTTTDADWNAADPALLGTMLSELHLIRAFEETVLEIAGEGLVHGPAHSSIGQEGGAVGSIVGLRSTDGVNGSHRGHHQFLAKALTHVSAGTIDPAEPVNDDIQTVLQRTLAEILGLAQGYCRGRGGSMHLQWFEAGALGTNAIVGGGAPMATGNAWAQKHSGTTDLSINYFGDGAAQIGSVLESMNLAAAWKLPVCFFVENNLYAVSTRADEITADPRFSVRGQGFGIPSWRVDGMDPLAVHLATLEASERMRSGEGPTVIEAEVYRFFHQNGAYPGSAFGYRTKEEEALWLARDPLDLVARHMIRRGLIEDAGVSALRERVQAAMTEAAAQLLESDPDRPGKRRIRPELWPETSFVNVGVRGDGSELQGLPALDESAPLRPVKFIEAVAQVMDRRMETDPRIVVMGEDVHRLNGGTNGATKGLPKKYGEDRILGTPISENAFVGLAGGLALDGRFRPVVEFMYPDFMWVAADQVFNQIGKARHMFGGDNDVPLVLRTKVAMGSGYGSQHLMDPAGIFATSPGWRIVAPSNARDYIGLMNAALALQDPVLVIEHVDLYGTADEIPEGDLDYIIEPGSAAVLREGSDVTVLTYLAMVAHSKEAIEQTGIDAELIDLRWLDRASIDWETIGDSIRKTNAVLIVEQGSQGTSYGAWLADEIQRRFFDWLDQPVARVTGEEASPSISRVLERAAIARTEEVVAGLEAVRAGFGS from the coding sequence ATGCCGAAGAAGAAGCGACTCCAGACCGGCGTCGACTGGTTCCAGCTGACCACCACCGACGCGGATTGGAATGCAGCCGATCCCGCACTTCTGGGGACCATGCTGAGTGAACTGCATCTGATCCGCGCGTTCGAGGAGACGGTCCTCGAGATCGCCGGCGAGGGACTCGTCCATGGGCCAGCGCACTCGAGCATCGGGCAGGAAGGTGGAGCAGTCGGCTCAATCGTCGGGCTTCGCTCCACCGACGGCGTCAACGGGTCTCACCGGGGTCACCATCAGTTCCTCGCGAAAGCTCTCACCCACGTCAGCGCCGGAACGATCGATCCCGCCGAGCCGGTGAACGACGACATCCAGACGGTCCTGCAGCGGACCCTGGCGGAGATCCTTGGCCTCGCGCAGGGCTACTGCCGTGGCCGCGGCGGGTCGATGCACCTCCAGTGGTTCGAAGCCGGGGCACTCGGAACCAATGCGATCGTCGGCGGCGGCGCACCGATGGCCACCGGTAACGCCTGGGCGCAGAAGCACTCAGGGACGACGGATCTGTCCATCAACTACTTCGGCGACGGCGCAGCGCAGATCGGCTCGGTGCTGGAGTCGATGAACCTCGCTGCCGCATGGAAGCTGCCGGTCTGCTTCTTCGTGGAGAACAACCTCTACGCGGTGTCGACGCGCGCCGACGAGATCACCGCGGATCCGAGGTTCTCCGTCCGCGGCCAGGGCTTCGGAATCCCCTCCTGGCGTGTGGACGGAATGGACCCGCTCGCGGTGCACCTGGCAACCCTGGAGGCATCAGAGCGGATGCGCTCGGGCGAAGGCCCGACCGTCATCGAGGCAGAGGTGTACCGGTTCTTCCACCAGAACGGCGCCTACCCCGGCAGCGCGTTCGGATACCGCACGAAGGAGGAGGAGGCACTCTGGCTCGCCCGCGATCCCCTGGACCTCGTGGCCCGGCACATGATCCGTCGTGGACTCATCGAGGACGCCGGCGTCTCGGCCCTTCGCGAACGCGTTCAGGCTGCGATGACGGAGGCCGCAGCTCAACTTCTCGAGTCAGATCCGGATCGCCCCGGAAAGCGCCGCATCCGACCGGAGCTGTGGCCGGAGACGAGCTTCGTAAACGTGGGCGTCAGAGGCGACGGTAGCGAGTTGCAGGGTCTCCCCGCGCTCGATGAGTCCGCTCCCCTGCGCCCGGTGAAGTTCATCGAGGCCGTGGCCCAGGTGATGGACCGCCGCATGGAGACGGACCCGCGCATCGTCGTGATGGGCGAAGACGTGCATCGCCTCAACGGAGGCACCAACGGCGCCACCAAGGGGCTGCCGAAGAAGTACGGCGAGGATCGCATCCTCGGCACCCCCATCAGCGAGAACGCCTTCGTCGGTCTCGCCGGTGGCCTCGCCCTGGACGGCCGCTTCCGTCCGGTCGTCGAGTTCATGTACCCGGACTTCATGTGGGTGGCCGCCGACCAGGTTTTCAACCAGATCGGCAAGGCGCGGCACATGTTCGGTGGCGACAACGATGTGCCTCTCGTGCTGCGCACCAAGGTCGCGATGGGATCCGGCTACGGGTCACAGCACCTGATGGACCCCGCGGGCATCTTCGCGACCAGCCCCGGATGGCGAATCGTCGCCCCCTCCAACGCGAGGGACTACATCGGTCTGATGAATGCGGCTCTCGCGCTGCAGGACCCGGTGCTCGTGATCGAGCATGTCGACCTCTATGGCACAGCTGACGAGATCCCGGAGGGCGATCTCGATTACATCATCGAGCCGGGCTCGGCCGCCGTGCTCCGGGAAGGTTCCGACGTCACCGTCCTCACCTACCTGGCAATGGTCGCTCACTCCAAGGAAGCGATCGAGCAGACCGGCATCGATGCCGAACTCATCGACCTGCGCTGGCTCGACCGGGCATCCATCGACTGGGAAACCATCGGCGACAGCATCCGCAAGACGAACGCCGTGCTGATCGTCGAGCAGGGCTCGCAGGGCACGTCCTACGGCGCATGGCTCGCCGACGAGATCCAGCGGCGATTCTTCGACTGGCTCGATCAGCCGGTCGCCCGAGTCACCGGAGAAGAAGCATCGCCCAGCATCTCTCGCGTGTTGGAGCGGGCAGCCATCGCCCGCACGGAAGAAGTGGTCGCGGGCCTGGAAGCAGTCCGCGCCGGATTCGGATCCTGA
- a CDS encoding VOC family protein, with protein MADAVRPGIPGIHGTDHIGFTVPDLEEAERFLVDILGCERVYTLGSKKSDGDWMHTHLGVHPRTVISEIRFFRLGNGANFEVFLYEAADGQAPHPRNSDLGGFHIAFYVDDIDEAVRYLNDNGVEVMGSPTSSAQAAEGQRWVYFTSPWGLQFELVSFPQGKAYEKQADSLLWHPAHPER; from the coding sequence ATGGCTGACGCCGTGCGGCCGGGCATCCCCGGCATCCACGGGACCGACCACATCGGATTCACCGTCCCGGATCTGGAAGAAGCTGAGCGATTCCTCGTCGACATCCTCGGTTGCGAACGCGTCTACACCCTCGGATCGAAGAAATCAGACGGCGACTGGATGCACACGCATCTGGGAGTGCATCCGCGCACTGTCATCAGTGAGATCCGCTTCTTCCGGCTGGGCAACGGGGCCAACTTCGAGGTCTTCCTCTATGAGGCGGCCGATGGTCAGGCGCCCCATCCCCGCAACAGCGACCTCGGCGGGTTTCACATCGCGTTCTACGTCGATGACATCGACGAGGCCGTGCGCTACCTGAATGACAACGGCGTCGAGGTCATGGGGTCTCCGACATCCAGTGCCCAGGCTGCGGAAGGCCAGCGCTGGGTCTATTTCACCAGCCCGTGGGGTCTGCAGTTCGAACTTGTGAGCTTCCCCCAGGGCAAGGCGTACGAGAAGCAAGCCGACAGCCTGCTCTGGCACCCGGCGCACCCCGAGCGATGA
- a CDS encoding GntR family transcriptional regulator: protein MSIETSTLIHGATGARIAATLRDAILLGEYAPGERIRQGQLADQLGASRLPVREALRMLEAEGLVTLVANTGAWVSRLTISDCEEMYRMRESLEPLLLGLNVPLLSDSVIDNMDSLANAMASTSDVERFLLLDREFHHSSLQAVQTTVLGETVFRLWNRTQHYRRTATRLFYREGDDAVHHDHHLLVTALRRRDADEAEQVLRRHIRRSRLELVRHPEVFDA from the coding sequence ATGTCGATAGAGACCAGCACGCTCATCCACGGTGCGACCGGCGCTCGCATCGCGGCGACGCTGCGTGATGCCATCCTCTTGGGTGAATACGCACCGGGCGAGCGTATCCGTCAAGGCCAGCTCGCCGATCAGCTCGGCGCCAGTCGCTTGCCCGTGCGCGAGGCGTTGCGGATGCTGGAGGCGGAGGGCCTCGTCACGCTCGTCGCGAACACCGGCGCCTGGGTGTCGAGGCTCACGATCTCGGACTGCGAGGAGATGTATCGCATGCGGGAGAGTCTGGAACCGCTGCTTCTCGGGTTGAACGTCCCTCTCCTGTCGGACTCGGTGATCGACAACATGGATTCCCTTGCCAACGCGATGGCGAGCACCTCCGATGTCGAGCGCTTTCTGCTCCTGGATCGCGAGTTCCATCACTCGAGCCTGCAGGCTGTGCAGACCACTGTTCTCGGCGAGACGGTCTTTCGCCTGTGGAATCGCACGCAGCACTATCGGAGGACTGCGACGCGCCTCTTCTATCGCGAGGGCGATGATGCGGTGCATCACGACCATCACCTTCTGGTCACGGCTCTACGTCGTCGAGATGCCGACGAGGCCGAGCAGGTCCTCCGCCGACATATCCGTCGCAGTCGGCTCGAACTGGTTCGACATCCGGAGGTCTTCGATGCATAG